The segment CCTCCTCCGTGCGGCGCAGGGAGACCAGAACCGCCAGCAACAGCATCGTGCAAAAATCGGCGATGACGGCGGTAAGCAACACGGATTGCCCGAGCGGATCATTGAGAAGCCCCTTGTCCTTCAGCACCGGCAAGGTGATGCTGACGGAAATGGTGGAAATGATCAACGTCATGAAAAAGATGTCCTTCACATACCCCAGGCCGTAGATGACCCACGACAGTCCCAGGGATAGGAGCAAAATTCCGAGGTAGCCGGCGATGCCGATCACAAGCGGATTTCCGCGCTTGCCGGAGTGCTTCCGACTCTTCAAAATCAGGTCGAAATCGATCTCCAGCCCGCTCAGAAACATCAGATAGATGATTCCCAACATGGACAAAAGCTGCAGCAGATGGTCCTCATGAATCAGTTGAAGGCCGCTTTTTCCCAGCACCGCTCCGACGATGATTTCCGCCACCACGACGGGGATCCAGTTCATCTTCAGGCGGTGCAGCGCGATCGGAACAAAAAAAGAGACGAGAACCACGATCATGAGGGATGTAACCGACTGATATTCTTCCATGATCTCCTCCCGAAACGGATTTGCCCGATATGCATGTTTTTTTAAATATCCTTTGCGGCCGCCAATAAATCATACTCTTTTTTCCGGCGGGCCGTGAAGCCCCCATTTTCCCTTCCACGTCCCGCGGCGAAAAAAAGGCGCAAAGGCGCATCAAAAGGGAAAAGCCCCTCCTCCCCGGGCAAAACGGGTTTATCGCCCATTGGCCTTGGAAGGTGAAAGGCCGGGGATAGGAAGTAAACGTTTAGGGAACGCCGAAACGGCGAAGGAAAAGCAATACCCTAGCGGATCCATAACCATTAAAGCTGGAAGCCCGACTCGTTCAAGAACAGCGGGTCGGCCCCCCGCTTCTCCGAACGGATGCGACTTTCTTATTAGAAACGACCATTGGAGGAAAGGGACGGATTTCAGCGGAACATGGGCTTCTGCTCCTTCATTGTGAACATTGCGGAAAAGGCCACGATACCCGGACGAGGGGGGTCCGAACCGATCCACCCCAGCGGTTCCTTTTGCCGGGCGGGAGAAGGAATCCGGCGGGGACGCATCGCGTGGCATTCGCCCCGCATAAATTGGACGGCAACTGCGCGCGGGCCTTCAGATGGTTTTTCATACTTTGGAATCCCCACTTCCGAAAAAACGCAGCCCAAGCAGCTTACAGCGAACACCCCGTCCTTAAGGACCCGCTGTATACACCTCGATTGCCAGCGGTGCAAGCGGCCCCCTTGCCGAGGAAAGAAATAGCGAGACATCCGATCCCCGGCAGGCAAATTCGTCCCCCTCCGATCACCGCCGTCCCTTTCCCTGCCCGGCTCCAAAAGTTTGAACCACGTCCTCATGTTTGTGCAAAATCCCACTTCCTGCCGGCAGAAAGAAGCCGCTTTTCCGGAGATGGAACAGCTCCTCCCCCGCATCTTTTCCAATGTTGCGTTCCCCGGAATTCTTTCCGTGCCGCACGATGAATGAAGTCCAGGATAAGATGCATCCCAATCTCCCCCGAATTCCGCTACACAGGTTGGGACTAATTGGGAGTGCCCTTGGAAGCGGTTGCATTTACAATGAAAGTAAAGGAGGCTTCTCCGCCATGCTGGAAAAGAAAAGCCTGCAACTGTTTCATCTGCTTTTGTCGATGAATCCGAAATCCTATCCGCTTTTCATCGAAAACATCCAAATGAGCAAGCGGCAATTTTTTTATCATTTGGACAAGATCAATTATTTTCTCCGGCAAAACCAGGTGCCGCCCATATCCATCACCCAGAAGGAAATCCGGGTTCCGGAAGAAGTTTTCGACCAATGGAAAACGGGACGGCTGAATATCCTGCCGAAAGATTTTCAATTCGATGAAGAGGAACGAAGTTATTTGCTGCTGATTTACACCTTCATCCGAGGGGAGCCGATTTCCAACACCCACTATCAGTTTTTGCTAAACGTCAGCAAAAACACGGCAACAGCAGCAGTCAGGCAGGCGAATCAGTTCAGCAAAAAGTTTCGGGTGGACATCCGTTACTCGAGGGAAAAAGGTTTCCATTTGGAAGGCCAAGAGGAAGACAAACGGAATTTGACGCTGAAATGCATCTCCATGTTTTCTTCTCACCCGAAAAAGCACGAAATTTTACGGCACCTCCTCCGCAAACACGGATACGAAGACCGGTTCCAACTGTACGAAGGCAAGTTGCGGGAAATCGGCGCCTCTTTCGGACTGACGTTTATTGAGGAAAGATTGTTCGATTTCCTGTATTTGCTGCAGATGATCCATATCCGGCAAAGGCAGAAAAAATGGGTACAAATTCACGCGGACACGATGGAATTTCTGAAAAAACAGAAAATGTACCAGGTGGCAAGGACGATCCAGGAAGTGCTGGGCGAAAGCACCGACCCCCAGGAACTGGCCTACCTGACGATGCTGCTTTTGGGCATCACGTTGGGAAATTTGTCCGCCGTGCCGTCAGGGATTTTAAAAACGATGACCGAAAAGATGATTCATGATTTTGAAAAGTTTGCCTGCATTCAAATTCAAGACAAAGAAAAGGCCGTCAACACCCTGTTCAGCCACTTCAAACCGGCTTATTACAGGATGCTCTACAAGATCCCCATCACCAATCCATTATTAAACGAAATCAAAAAGGAGCATGCGACCCTTTTTCACCTGGTCACTGAAGTGATGAAACCGATTCAGGAAATGCTCAATATCGACATTCCCGAGGACGAGATCGGATTTTTGACGCTCCATTTCGGGGCGCTGCTGGAACAAAACGCGAGGAACGAAAAACCGATTCAAGCCATCATCGTCTGCCCGAACGGCGTCAGTTCCAGCTTGATGGTGGAAACCTATTTGCGTTCCCTCTTCCCTTCCTTTCGTTGGATCACTTCCATCTCAAAGGAAGAATTTTCAAAAACAGACGAAGAGCTTTACGACATCGTATTTTCCACAGTGCCGTTTAAGACGGAAAAGCCCCTGTTTATCGTCAAACCGATCATGAGCGAAGCGGAAAAGAAGATGTTGCATCACCGGGTGATGGAACATCTGTTCAAACAGCCGGCACCCTTTCCCACGCCGGAAAGGTTGATAAAGATCATCGGCAAATACGCCGAAATCAAAGAACCGGAAAAATTAAAAGACGCCATAACCATGGAGTTATACGGGAAAACCGGAGGGACAACGATAAGGAGGATTCAACCGTTGTTAAACGAGCTGTTAACGGAAACGATGATCCAATTTGAAACGGCCGTACCGGACTGGAAAAACGCAATCGCGAAGGCGGCCGAACCATTGCTGAAAAACGGGTACATCGAACCATCCTACATCGAAGCGATGATCACCAACGTGGAAAAAATGGGTCCTTACTTCATCATCCATCCGGGAATCGCCATTCCCCACGCACGGCCGGAAAACGGCGTCAACAAATTGGGCATGAGCTTTCTGAAATTAAAAGAACCGGCATATCTGCTGAATGAAGAAAAAAACGCGGCCTCCGTTTTCATTTGCCTGGCGGCCGTCGATAATAACACCCATTTAAAAGCCCTGTCCCAGCTGACCCGGTTGCTCGGAAACAAGGAAAGCTTAGACCGCCTTCTAAATGTGGAAAATCCCGCGGAACTCATAGCCCTAATCGAGGAGTATTCCGCTGAAAGACAGGACGGATCGAAAAATCATTGATCGAGGAGGTGAGGGAAAAGGCAAGGGATGCGCCAACCAGCCGCTTTCATTCATATGGATGGACTTCAAGGAATCTTTGCGGAGGTGTTGTGGTGATGAAAATTTTGGCCGTCTGCGGATCCGGGCTCGGGAGCAGCTTCATGCTGGAAATGAATATCCGGCAGTCCCTTCAGGAACTCGGGGTTAACGGCGTCGAAGTGGATCACAGTGATTTAAGTTCGGCTACCAGCGACCTGGCGGACCTGTTCGTCATGGGCAAAGACATCGCCGAAGGGGGCGGCCATCTGGGAGAGACCATCGTATTGGACAGCATCATCGATCAGGATGAATTGAAGGCAAAGCTGAAAGAAAAACTCGAACAATTGGGATTACTCTAGGAGGGATGCTTGATGCGCCAATTGGTACTGGATATTTTAAGCCAACCGGCGGTTTTGGTTGCCGCGATCGCGCTGATCGGCTTGCTTATTCAGAAAAAGTCATCGGCTGAAATCATTAAAGGAACGACGAAAACCTTTTTGGGATTCATCGTTCTCTCCGCGGGAGCCAACGTGCTCGTCGGCTCCCTGGACCCCTTCGGGAAAATGTTTCAAGAAGCCTTCCATGTGAACGGGGTTGTTCCGAATAATGAGGCCATCGTCGCCATGGCGCTGACAAAATACGGTTCCACGACCGCGCTCATTATGTTCTTTGGAATGATCGCAAATATTCTCGTCGCCCGTTTCACGAATTTTAAATATATTTTCCTTACCGGTCACCATACGCTGTACATGGCTTGCATGATCGCCGTCATTTTGGTGGTGGCGGGAATGGAAGGATTCCAGCTGGTATTGATCGGTTCTTTGGCTCTGGGATTGATCATGGGCGTCTTTCCCGCATTGGCCCAGCCGTACATGCGAAAAATCACCGGCAACGACCAAGTTGGTTTCGGTCATTTCAGCACCCTGGGCTATGTTTTGTCGGGGGCGATTGGAAGCGTTGTCGGCAAGAATTCCCCTTCCACCGAAAAAATCAACTTTCCGAAAGGGTTGGGATTTTTGCGCGACAGCTCGATCAGCATCGCATTGACCATGTCGATCCTCTATATTATCGTCGCCATCATCGCGGGACCGGACTACATCGAAAAAAATCTCAGCAACGGAACCCATTTCATCGTCTTTTCCATCGTACAGGCGGTCACCTTCGCGGCGGGGGTCTTTATCATCTTGACCGGTGTCCGTTTGATTTTGGCGGAGATCGTGCCGGCCTTCAAGGGAATCTCCAATAAGCTCGTTCCCAACGCCAAACCCGCCCTTGATTGTCCGATTGTTTTCCCCTATGCGCCTAACGCCGTTTTAATCGGGTTCTTCTGCAGCTTCCTGGGCGGCATCGTCGGCATGTTCATCCTCGGCGCGGTCGGCGCGGTGATTATCCTTCCCGGAGTCGTTCCCCATTTCTTTACGGGGGCAACTGCAGGCGTTTTCGGCAACGCCACCGGAGGGATCCGCGGGGCGATGATCGGT is part of the Planifilum fulgidum genome and harbors:
- a CDS encoding BglG family transcription antiterminator: MLEKKSLQLFHLLLSMNPKSYPLFIENIQMSKRQFFYHLDKINYFLRQNQVPPISITQKEIRVPEEVFDQWKTGRLNILPKDFQFDEEERSYLLLIYTFIRGEPISNTHYQFLLNVSKNTATAAVRQANQFSKKFRVDIRYSREKGFHLEGQEEDKRNLTLKCISMFSSHPKKHEILRHLLRKHGYEDRFQLYEGKLREIGASFGLTFIEERLFDFLYLLQMIHIRQRQKKWVQIHADTMEFLKKQKMYQVARTIQEVLGESTDPQELAYLTMLLLGITLGNLSAVPSGILKTMTEKMIHDFEKFACIQIQDKEKAVNTLFSHFKPAYYRMLYKIPITNPLLNEIKKEHATLFHLVTEVMKPIQEMLNIDIPEDEIGFLTLHFGALLEQNARNEKPIQAIIVCPNGVSSSLMVETYLRSLFPSFRWITSISKEEFSKTDEELYDIVFSTVPFKTEKPLFIVKPIMSEAEKKMLHHRVMEHLFKQPAPFPTPERLIKIIGKYAEIKEPEKLKDAITMELYGKTGGTTIRRIQPLLNELLTETMIQFETAVPDWKNAIAKAAEPLLKNGYIEPSYIEAMITNVEKMGPYFIIHPGIAIPHARPENGVNKLGMSFLKLKEPAYLLNEEKNAASVFICLAAVDNNTHLKALSQLTRLLGNKESLDRLLNVENPAELIALIEEYSAERQDGSKNH
- a CDS encoding PTS sugar transporter subunit IIB, which gives rise to MKILAVCGSGLGSSFMLEMNIRQSLQELGVNGVEVDHSDLSSATSDLADLFVMGKDIAEGGGHLGETIVLDSIIDQDELKAKLKEKLEQLGLL
- a CDS encoding PTS ascorbate transporter subunit IIC; protein product: MRQLVLDILSQPAVLVAAIALIGLLIQKKSSAEIIKGTTKTFLGFIVLSAGANVLVGSLDPFGKMFQEAFHVNGVVPNNEAIVAMALTKYGSTTALIMFFGMIANILVARFTNFKYIFLTGHHTLYMACMIAVILVVAGMEGFQLVLIGSLALGLIMGVFPALAQPYMRKITGNDQVGFGHFSTLGYVLSGAIGSVVGKNSPSTEKINFPKGLGFLRDSSISIALTMSILYIIVAIIAGPDYIEKNLSNGTHFIVFSIVQAVTFAAGVFIILTGVRLILAEIVPAFKGISNKLVPNAKPALDCPIVFPYAPNAVLIGFFCSFLGGIVGMFILGAVGAVIILPGVVPHFFTGATAGVFGNATGGIRGAMIGSFFNGLLITFLPVFLMPVLGDLGFANTTFSDSDFAASGILLGYITKHLGSAGLTVFVLAAVIIPVAVYFLRGKKRVPENL